The following coding sequences lie in one Mesorhizobium sp. NZP2298 genomic window:
- a CDS encoding DUF4864 domain-containing protein yields MRRAFFAFAVIPFIFISSAFAGDAEIKAGQAVIDGQLKALLADDGAKAYSFAAPNVKQVFPTVDAFMNMVTNGYPPVRKPQSYAFGKVEQTGPGSIIQQVLIVGPDGKDYEAVYTLQQQPDGTFRITGCSLRASNSLST; encoded by the coding sequence ATGCGCCGCGCTTTTTTCGCATTCGCAGTCATTCCATTCATCTTCATATCCTCGGCCTTTGCCGGCGATGCCGAAATCAAGGCTGGCCAGGCTGTCATCGATGGCCAGTTGAAGGCCCTCCTCGCTGATGATGGCGCCAAGGCCTACAGCTTCGCCGCCCCGAACGTGAAGCAGGTGTTCCCGACCGTCGATGCCTTCATGAACATGGTGACCAATGGCTACCCGCCGGTGCGCAAGCCACAGTCCTATGCCTTCGGCAAGGTCGAACAGACGGGCCCGGGTTCGATCATCCAGCAGGTGCTTATCGTCGGCCCAGACGGCAAGGATTATGAGGCGGTCTATACGCTGCAGCAGCAGCCCGACGGCACGTTCCGGATTACAGGCTGCAGCCTGCGCGCATCGAACTCGTTGAGCACCTGA
- a CDS encoding Lrp/AsnC family transcriptional regulator — translation MKAFFVQIKCELGKSYEVASALADAEIASEIYSTAGNYDLLAKFYVDDEEDVGHFVNEKVQILPGIKDTFTVVTFRAF, via the coding sequence ATGAAGGCGTTTTTCGTGCAGATCAAATGCGAGCTGGGCAAATCCTATGAGGTCGCCAGCGCGCTTGCCGATGCCGAGATCGCCTCGGAGATTTACTCCACCGCCGGCAACTACGATCTACTCGCCAAATTCTATGTCGACGATGAGGAAGATGTCGGCCACTTCGTCAACGAGAAGGTGCAGATTCTCCCCGGCATCAAGGACACGTTCACGGTCGTCACGTTTCGCGCCTTCTAG
- a CDS encoding circularly permuted type 2 ATP-grasp protein — protein sequence MAAFDEMLPEVSGLRRPYSAYDRWLKEQDPARLTEKMQDAERVFRKTGITFAVYGEQEASERLIPFDIVPRIISGNEWRRLTQGIEQRVQALNAFLDDIYHRQEILRAGRVPRDLIARNEAFLPEMIGVRPPAGVYTHIIGVDIVRISEDEFYVLEDNARTPSGVSYMLENRETMMQLFPELFQKIKVRPVENYPQLLRQSLAAVRPQSTKGAPTIAVLTPGSFNSAYFEHAFLADQMGVQLVEGQDLRVVDGHVAMRTTEGYKQIDVLYRRVDDSFLDPLTFRPDSALGIPGIMDVYRAGNITIANAPGTGIADDKAIYSYMPEIVEFYTGRKAILGNIPTWRCSEPDSLKYVLEHIHELVIKEVHGSGGYGMLVGPAATKKECEAFAKKLAAKPSNYIAQPTLALSTCPILTDKGLAPRHVDLRPYVLVSDRIQIVPGGLTRVALKEGSLVVNSSQGGGTKDTWVLDD from the coding sequence TTGGCAGCGTTCGATGAAATGCTTCCGGAAGTCTCCGGATTGAGAAGACCGTATTCGGCTTATGATCGTTGGCTGAAGGAGCAGGATCCAGCCAGGCTTACCGAGAAGATGCAGGACGCCGAACGCGTCTTCCGCAAAACCGGAATCACCTTTGCCGTCTACGGCGAGCAAGAGGCGTCTGAGAGACTTATTCCCTTCGACATCGTTCCGCGCATCATTTCAGGCAATGAGTGGCGCCGCCTGACGCAAGGCATCGAACAGCGCGTGCAGGCACTGAACGCCTTCCTCGACGACATCTACCATCGCCAGGAAATCCTGCGCGCCGGCCGTGTCCCCAGGGACCTCATCGCCAGGAACGAGGCTTTCCTGCCGGAGATGATCGGGGTGCGGCCGCCGGCCGGCGTCTACACTCATATCATCGGCGTCGATATCGTGCGCATCAGCGAGGACGAATTCTACGTGCTGGAGGACAATGCACGCACGCCGTCGGGTGTCTCCTACATGCTGGAGAACCGCGAGACGATGATGCAGCTGTTCCCCGAGCTGTTCCAGAAGATCAAGGTGCGGCCGGTCGAGAACTACCCGCAGCTGCTGCGCCAGTCGCTGGCGGCGGTGCGGCCGCAGAGCACCAAGGGCGCGCCGACCATCGCGGTGCTGACACCCGGCAGTTTCAACTCGGCCTATTTCGAGCACGCCTTCCTTGCCGACCAGATGGGCGTGCAACTGGTCGAGGGGCAGGATCTGCGCGTCGTCGACGGCCATGTCGCGATGCGCACGACCGAGGGCTACAAGCAGATCGATGTGCTTTATCGCCGCGTCGATGATTCCTTCCTCGACCCGCTGACCTTCCGGCCGGATTCGGCCCTTGGCATACCCGGCATCATGGATGTCTACCGCGCCGGCAACATCACCATCGCCAATGCGCCGGGCACTGGTATCGCCGACGACAAGGCGATCTATTCCTACATGCCCGAGATCGTCGAGTTCTACACAGGCCGCAAGGCGATCCTCGGCAACATCCCGACATGGCGCTGTTCCGAGCCGGACAGCCTGAAATATGTGCTCGAGCACATCCATGAGCTGGTGATCAAGGAAGTGCACGGATCGGGCGGCTACGGCATGCTGGTCGGCCCGGCGGCGACCAAGAAGGAATGCGAGGCGTTCGCCAAGAAACTGGCCGCGAAGCCTTCCAACTATATCGCCCAGCCGACACTGGCGCTGTCGACCTGTCCGATCCTGACCGACAAGGGGCTGGCACCGCGCCATGTCGACCTCAGGCCCTACGTGCTGGTTTCCGACCGCATCCAGATCGTGCCCGGTGGCCTGACGCGCGTGGCGTTGAAGGAAGGCTCGCTGGTGGTCAATTCCTCGCAGGGCGGCGGAACGAAAGATACCTGGGTGTTGGATGATTGA
- a CDS encoding alpha-E domain-containing protein codes for MLLGRTANGLYWMNRYIERAENMARLVDAGLRMALTRTQSASEEWNSVLLSAGSDVAFTQKYSDYTAANVADFLLRDTSNPSSAMSSIETARNNARMVRTALTRETWESINEAWMSLKRMLARPIDERDLPSVLDAIKRETALIRGSFYGTMLRNEIFDFSQLGTYVERADNTARILDVKYYVLLPSISWVGSTLDNYQWESILRSVSAHRSYRWVYDADYKPTNIADYLILNVRMPRSLTFCYRFLSEHLKFLSDDYGERHACHATAEKTQTMLRAGSIKDIFDAGLHEFLANFIRDNTRLGDEIAQDYRFY; via the coding sequence ATGCTTTTGGGCCGCACCGCCAACGGGCTCTACTGGATGAACCGCTATATAGAGCGGGCCGAAAACATGGCGCGGCTGGTCGATGCCGGGCTGCGCATGGCGCTGACCCGCACGCAAAGCGCGTCGGAGGAATGGAATTCGGTGCTGCTCAGCGCCGGCTCGGATGTCGCTTTCACGCAGAAGTACTCGGACTACACGGCCGCGAACGTCGCCGATTTTCTGCTGCGCGACACCTCGAACCCGTCGAGCGCGATGTCGTCGATCGAGACGGCCCGCAACAATGCCCGCATGGTGCGCACCGCGCTGACGCGAGAAACCTGGGAAAGCATCAACGAAGCCTGGATGTCACTGAAGCGGATGCTGGCTAGGCCGATCGACGAGCGTGACCTGCCAAGCGTCCTCGACGCGATCAAACGCGAGACGGCGCTGATCCGCGGTTCGTTCTACGGCACCATGCTGCGCAACGAAATCTTCGACTTCTCGCAACTCGGCACCTATGTCGAGCGCGCCGACAACACAGCACGCATCCTCGATGTGAAATATTACGTGCTGTTGCCGTCGATCTCCTGGGTCGGCTCGACGCTCGACAACTATCAGTGGGAATCGATCCTGCGTTCGGTGTCGGCGCATCGTTCCTACCGCTGGGTCTACGACGCCGACTACAAGCCGACCAACATCGCCGATTACCTGATCCTCAACGTACGCATGCCGCGTTCGCTGACTTTCTGCTACCGCTTCCTGTCCGAACATCTGAAATTCCTCAGCGATGATTACGGCGAGCGTCACGCCTGCCACGCAACGGCGGAGAAGACGCAGACCATGCTGAGGGCAGGGTCGATCAAGGACATTTTTGATGCCGGCCTGCATGAGTTCCTGGCCAACTTCATTCGCGACAACACCAGGCTCGGCGACGAGATCGCGCAGGATTACCGGTTTTATTGA
- a CDS encoding transglutaminase family protein — protein MRLKITHRTEYRYDTPVQYLLQRLRLLPVSGQTQTVLSWALKVDGAREEVRFTDHYGNDTRLLSVEGDHDFITVEASGEVVTRDTSGVSGPHHGFAPLWLFAQETPLTTIGGGIRDLAEAVGAGTDIERLHRLMAMIGERVAYTPGTTNATTPAEEALALKTGVCQDHSHIFAATARAMGFPSRYISGYLMMDAVEQAASHAWAEAHVPGLGWVAFDPANGISPDERYVKVATGRDYRDASPVSGIRLGQAEEQLAVTVTVEQ, from the coding sequence ATGAGGCTCAAGATCACGCACCGGACCGAATACCGCTACGACACCCCGGTGCAATATCTGCTGCAACGGCTGCGGCTGCTGCCGGTGAGCGGGCAGACACAGACGGTGCTGTCATGGGCGCTGAAGGTCGACGGCGCGCGCGAGGAAGTGCGATTTACTGACCACTACGGCAACGACACCCGACTGTTGAGCGTCGAGGGTGACCATGACTTCATCACGGTCGAGGCTTCTGGCGAGGTGGTGACGCGCGACACGTCAGGCGTTAGCGGGCCGCATCACGGCTTCGCGCCGCTGTGGTTGTTTGCGCAGGAGACACCGCTGACCACCATAGGCGGCGGCATCCGCGATCTTGCCGAAGCGGTCGGCGCGGGCACCGATATCGAAAGGCTGCATCGGCTGATGGCAATGATCGGCGAGCGCGTCGCCTACACGCCGGGCACCACCAATGCGACGACACCGGCGGAAGAGGCGCTGGCGCTGAAAACCGGGGTTTGCCAGGACCACAGCCATATCTTTGCCGCCACTGCGAGGGCCATGGGTTTTCCGTCGCGCTACATCAGCGGCTATCTGATGATGGACGCCGTCGAACAAGCGGCAAGCCATGCCTGGGCCGAAGCGCATGTCCCGGGCCTCGGCTGGGTTGCCTTCGACCCCGCCAACGGTATTTCTCCCGACGAACGCTATGTGAAGGTGGCCACCGGCCGCGACTACCGCGATGCCTCGCCGGTATCGGGAATTCGGCTGGGGCAGGCGGAAGAACAGCTTGCGGTCACCGTCACGGTAGAGCAGTAA
- a CDS encoding peptidase, producing the protein MTYCVGLKIDRGLVFMSDTRTNAGMDSISTFKKMHVWEQPGERVIVLMSAGNLATTQAVVSLLDERTKAVGDRHEKLLDTPSMYQTVRLVGDTVKEVIAHSSPAGEKADSYFNASFILGGQIKGSPPRLFMIYPEGNFIESTDDTPFFQIGETKYGKPIIIRAYERTMSLAETVKLLLVSFDSTLKSNLSVGLPLDLLFLEKDIFKVGLKKRIGQDDQYYRTISDGWSNALKTAFASLPDFPG; encoded by the coding sequence ATGACCTATTGCGTCGGCCTGAAGATCGATCGCGGGCTCGTGTTCATGTCGGACACGCGCACCAATGCCGGCATGGATTCGATCTCGACCTTCAAGAAGATGCATGTCTGGGAGCAGCCCGGCGAACGCGTCATCGTGCTTATGTCGGCCGGCAATCTGGCGACGACACAGGCCGTGGTCAGCCTGCTCGACGAGCGTACCAAGGCGGTCGGCGATCGTCACGAGAAGCTCCTGGACACACCGTCCATGTACCAGACGGTGCGGCTGGTCGGCGACACGGTCAAGGAGGTGATCGCGCATTCCTCGCCCGCCGGCGAGAAGGCCGATTCCTATTTCAATGCCTCCTTCATCCTCGGCGGACAGATCAAGGGCAGTCCGCCGCGGCTGTTCATGATCTATCCCGAGGGCAATTTCATCGAGTCGACCGACGACACGCCGTTCTTTCAGATCGGCGAGACCAAATATGGCAAGCCGATCATCATTCGCGCCTATGAGCGGACCATGAGCCTGGCCGAGACGGTGAAGCTGCTCCTGGTGTCGTTCGATTCGACGCTGAAATCGAACCTGTCGGTTGGCTTGCCGCTCGACCTGCTGTTCCTGGAGAAGGATATTTTCAAGGTTGGCCTGAAGAAGCGGATCGGTCAGGACGACCAGTATTACCGCACGATCTCCGATGGCTGGTCGAATGCGTTGAAGACGGCTTTTGCCAGCCTGCCGGATTTCCCGGGCTAA
- a CDS encoding pyridoxal phosphate-dependent decarboxylase family protein — MNNNEFRQWSQRAADWGADYRNSLRERSVRPLVDPGDIFGSIEASPPEDAEPMDKIFADFEEKIVPGMTHWQHPRFFAYFPANAAPVSVVAEYLVSAMAAQCMLWQTSPAATELETRTVDWMRQALGLPEGFSGVIQDSASSATLNAVLTMRERALDWQGNKKGLAGQARLRVYSSDQVHTSIDRAIWVSGIGEDNLVRIPVSGRFRSMDTAALEAAIVADRAAGMLPAGIIGSVGGTSIGGTDDIAAVAGVARRHGLYLHVDAAWAGSAMICPEYRHFWAGAEQADSVVFNPHKWLGAQFDCSIQFLRQPEDLVRTLAVKPEFLKTHGRDGIINYSEWSVPLGRRFRALKLWFLLRAHGLQNLRAMIRNHVAWSEGLAARLAGEPDFEIVSEPMLSLFSFRHKTTSSADADEHNLRLVNAINDDGRIYLTQTRLDGQVAIRFQVGQFETTAGDVDAAFAIITEIARNGVVQP; from the coding sequence ATGAACAACAACGAGTTCCGGCAATGGTCGCAGCGTGCCGCCGACTGGGGCGCCGACTATCGCAATTCGTTGCGCGAGCGGTCGGTGCGGCCGCTGGTCGATCCGGGCGACATTTTCGGGAGCATCGAAGCCTCTCCGCCCGAAGACGCCGAACCGATGGACAAGATCTTCGCCGACTTCGAGGAGAAGATCGTGCCGGGGATGACGCATTGGCAGCATCCGCGCTTCTTCGCCTATTTCCCGGCCAACGCGGCGCCGGTCTCGGTGGTGGCCGAGTATCTGGTGTCGGCGATGGCCGCGCAATGCATGCTTTGGCAGACGTCGCCGGCTGCGACCGAACTCGAAACACGCACCGTCGACTGGATGCGCCAGGCGCTCGGCCTTCCCGAAGGATTCTCCGGCGTTATCCAGGATTCCGCCTCGTCGGCGACACTCAATGCCGTGCTGACCATGCGCGAGCGGGCGCTGGATTGGCAAGGCAACAAAAAGGGACTGGCCGGCCAGGCACGGCTGCGCGTCTATTCCTCGGATCAGGTGCACACTTCGATCGACCGCGCGATATGGGTTTCGGGCATCGGCGAGGACAATCTGGTGCGCATTCCCGTCAGCGGCCGCTTCCGCTCCATGGATACAGCAGCGCTGGAAGCGGCAATCGTCGCTGATCGTGCGGCTGGAATGCTGCCTGCCGGCATCATAGGCAGCGTCGGTGGAACCAGCATCGGCGGCACGGACGATATCGCCGCGGTCGCCGGTGTGGCGCGCCGGCATGGGCTCTATTTGCATGTCGATGCCGCCTGGGCCGGATCGGCAATGATCTGCCCGGAGTATCGTCATTTCTGGGCCGGCGCCGAACAAGCGGATTCTGTCGTCTTCAACCCGCACAAATGGCTGGGCGCGCAGTTCGACTGCTCCATCCAGTTCTTGCGACAGCCGGAAGACCTGGTGCGCACACTGGCGGTCAAGCCCGAATTCCTCAAGACGCACGGACGTGACGGCATCATCAACTATTCCGAATGGTCGGTGCCGCTCGGCCGGCGCTTCCGCGCCTTGAAATTGTGGTTCCTGCTGCGCGCCCACGGGCTGCAAAACCTGCGCGCCATGATCCGCAACCATGTCGCGTGGAGCGAGGGGCTTGCCGCACGGCTGGCAGGAGAGCCAGATTTCGAGATTGTCAGCGAACCGATGCTGTCGCTGTTTTCGTTCCGGCACAAAACGACCTCAAGCGCTGATGCCGACGAGCACAATCTGCGACTGGTCAATGCGATCAACGACGATGGACGTATCTACCTGACACAGACGAGGCTGGACGGCCAGGTGGCAATACGGTTCCAGGTCGGCCAATTCGAAACGACAGCTGGTGATGTCGACGCTGCTTTTGCTATCATCACCGAAATCGCCAGGAATGGTGTGGTCCAGCCCTGA
- a CDS encoding DeoR/GlpR family DNA-binding transcription regulator gives MYLSPRHAEIIQMAKDHGRVLVDDLATHFNVTPQTIRKDLNDLCDQRLLSRIHGGALFPSGIENMEYEARRKIAADEKEAIGRAAARLIPDNASLFINIGTTTEAVSKALLDHSGLMVITNNINVANRMRIYPSIEVVIAGGVVRGSDGGVVGEAAVDFIRQFKVDYAVIGASAIDHDGALLDFDFREVKVAQAIIANARHVILVSDQTKFERTAPVRIGHLSQVNTFITDRCDIASVRKICQEAEVQLIETSLG, from the coding sequence ATGTATCTGTCTCCGCGCCATGCCGAGATCATCCAGATGGCCAAGGACCATGGCCGTGTGCTGGTCGATGACCTGGCCACTCATTTCAATGTGACGCCGCAGACCATTCGCAAGGATCTCAACGATCTCTGCGACCAGCGACTGCTTTCGCGTATCCATGGAGGCGCACTGTTCCCTTCCGGGATCGAGAACATGGAGTATGAGGCGAGGCGCAAGATCGCGGCGGATGAGAAGGAAGCGATCGGCCGCGCAGCGGCAAGGCTGATTCCCGACAATGCCTCGCTGTTCATCAACATCGGAACCACGACGGAGGCGGTCAGCAAGGCGTTGCTCGATCACAGCGGCCTCATGGTCATTACCAATAACATCAATGTTGCCAACAGGATGCGCATATATCCTTCGATCGAGGTGGTGATCGCCGGCGGGGTCGTGCGCGGCTCGGACGGCGGCGTCGTCGGCGAAGCCGCGGTCGATTTCATCCGGCAGTTCAAGGTCGACTACGCCGTCATCGGTGCTTCGGCCATCGACCATGACGGCGCCTTGCTCGATTTCGACTTTCGCGAGGTGAAGGTGGCGCAGGCGATCATTGCCAATGCCAGGCACGTCATCCTGGTCTCCGACCAGACCAAGTTCGAGCGCACGGCGCCGGTGCGTATCGGCCACCTGTCGCAGGTCAACACCTTCATCACCGACCGTTGCGACATCGCGTCGGTGCGCAAGATCTGCCAGGAGGCCGAAGTTCAACTGATCGAGACGTCGCTCGGCTGA
- the glpD gene encoding glycerol-3-phosphate dehydrogenase: MDTTSVRDIFVIGGGINGCGIARDAVGRGFSVFLAEMNDLASGTSSGSTKLIHGGLRYLEFYEFRLVREALMEREVLWRNAPHIIWPMRFVLPYAKGLRPAWLIRLGLFLYDHIGGRKLLPATRTLDMASDPAGKPLKPLFKKAFEYSDGWVNDARLVALNARDAADRGATIRTRTKVVGAHREDGLWTIKIENLQNGETEEVKARLLVNAAGPWVDHVLSGVVGLNDVHNVRLVQGSHIVIAKKFDDPRAYFFQNKDGRIIFAIPYEEEFTLIGTTDRDYPGDPHDVKISDTEIDYLCAAASEYFAQPVKRSDIVWTYSAVRPLYDDGASKAQEATRDYVLRADGGEGDAPIVNAFGGKITTYRRLSESMLEKIEGFLGKRGKPWTSDAPLPGGDFPATGFDAQVAKLKAAYPFLDARLARRLTRLYGTRAQVLLGLAKSNAELGRNFGGDLYEAEVRYLVENEWAVTAEDVLWRRTKRGLHLAREQVAALDEFMRGISRRHVAAAE, from the coding sequence GTGGACACAACTTCAGTCCGGGACATTTTCGTAATCGGCGGCGGCATCAATGGCTGCGGTATTGCCCGGGATGCCGTTGGGCGCGGGTTTTCGGTTTTTCTGGCCGAGATGAACGACCTCGCCTCCGGAACCTCCTCCGGTTCGACCAAGCTGATCCATGGCGGCCTGCGTTACCTCGAATTCTACGAATTCCGCCTGGTGCGCGAGGCGCTGATGGAGCGTGAGGTTCTGTGGAGGAACGCGCCGCACATCATCTGGCCGATGCGCTTCGTGCTGCCTTATGCCAAGGGCCTGCGTCCCGCCTGGCTGATCCGGCTCGGCCTGTTCCTTTACGACCACATAGGCGGCCGCAAACTGCTGCCGGCGACCAGGACGCTCGACATGGCGAGCGACCCGGCGGGCAAGCCTTTGAAGCCGCTGTTCAAAAAGGCCTTCGAATATTCCGACGGCTGGGTGAATGATGCGCGCCTGGTGGCGCTCAACGCACGCGATGCCGCCGATCGTGGCGCGACGATTCGAACCCGGACGAAGGTTGTCGGCGCGCACCGCGAAGACGGCCTTTGGACGATCAAGATCGAGAATCTACAGAACGGCGAGACCGAGGAGGTCAAGGCCCGGCTGCTGGTTAATGCCGCCGGACCATGGGTCGATCACGTGCTTTCCGGCGTCGTCGGCTTGAACGATGTGCACAATGTCCGTCTCGTGCAGGGCAGCCATATCGTCATCGCCAAGAAATTCGACGATCCGCGCGCCTATTTCTTCCAGAACAAGGATGGCCGCATCATCTTCGCCATTCCCTACGAGGAAGAGTTCACGCTGATCGGCACCACCGACCGGGATTATCCCGGCGATCCGCACGACGTGAAGATCAGCGATACCGAGATCGATTATCTCTGCGCCGCGGCCAGCGAGTATTTCGCGCAACCCGTCAAGCGCTCGGACATTGTCTGGACCTATTCAGCGGTGCGTCCGCTCTATGATGACGGCGCCTCCAAGGCGCAGGAAGCAACGCGCGACTACGTGCTGAGGGCCGATGGCGGCGAGGGCGACGCGCCGATCGTCAATGCCTTTGGCGGCAAGATCACCACCTACCGCCGGCTGTCGGAATCGATGCTGGAGAAGATCGAGGGTTTCCTAGGCAAGCGCGGCAAGCCGTGGACGTCGGACGCGCCGCTGCCGGGCGGCGATTTCCCGGCCACCGGTTTCGATGCGCAGGTGGCCAAGCTGAAGGCTGCCTATCCGTTCCTCGATGCGCGCCTCGCCCGGCGGCTGACGCGGCTCTACGGGACGCGCGCTCAGGTTCTGCTCGGACTTGCCAAGTCAAATGCCGAACTCGGCCGCAATTTCGGCGGCGACCTCTACGAGGCCGAGGTTCGCTATCTCGTTGAAAACGAATGGGCCGTCACAGCAGAGGATGTGCTGTGGCGCCGGACCAAGCGCGGCCTGCATCTCGCCCGCGAGCAGGTCGCAGCCCTCGATGAATTCATGCGCGGCATAAGCCGCCGGCATGTCGCGGCCGCCGAATGA
- a CDS encoding ABC transporter ATP-binding protein, protein MLELRNVTKTVGAVEHIHDVSLTLQHGSLNVLLGPTLSGKTSLMRLMAGLDAPTSGSVWFDGHDVTGIPVQKRKIAMVYQQFINYPAMTVYENIASPLRVAGVEQGKIDSQVREAAALLELTPYLDRTPLNLSGGQQQRTALARAIVKNASLVLLDEPLANLDYKLREELRAELPRIFAAAGTIFVYATTEPHEALLLGGNTATLSEGRITQFGPTIDVFRRPVDLVTARTFADPPLNTIVLAKKGADFLLEGGVKLPVPPELVGIADGNYTIGFQPHHLSLERPNASAVPVRAKVTITEITGSESFIHLDFADVRWVMLTHGIRDFETDAVVEVFIDPRHIMVFDEHGRAVTAPKLAA, encoded by the coding sequence ATGCTTGAACTGAGGAACGTCACCAAGACAGTCGGTGCGGTGGAGCACATACACGATGTGTCGCTGACCCTTCAGCACGGCTCGCTCAACGTCCTGCTTGGGCCTACGCTTTCCGGAAAGACCAGCCTGATGCGGCTGATGGCCGGCCTCGATGCGCCGACCTCCGGTTCAGTCTGGTTCGATGGCCATGATGTCACCGGCATACCGGTGCAGAAGCGCAAGATCGCCATGGTCTACCAGCAGTTCATCAATTATCCGGCGATGACGGTCTATGAGAACATCGCCTCGCCTCTGAGGGTGGCCGGCGTCGAGCAGGGCAAGATCGATAGCCAGGTGCGCGAGGCCGCCGCACTCCTCGAGCTGACGCCCTATCTCGACCGCACACCACTCAACCTGTCGGGCGGCCAGCAGCAGCGCACAGCGCTGGCGCGCGCCATCGTCAAGAATGCCAGCCTGGTGCTGCTCGACGAACCACTCGCCAATCTCGACTACAAGCTGCGCGAGGAGTTGCGGGCCGAACTGCCGAGGATCTTTGCCGCCGCCGGCACCATCTTCGTCTATGCCACAACGGAGCCGCACGAGGCGCTGCTGCTCGGCGGCAACACGGCAACGCTGTCGGAGGGCCGTATCACCCAGTTCGGGCCGACCATCGACGTCTTCCGCAGGCCGGTCGACCTGGTGACGGCCAGGACCTTCGCCGATCCGCCGCTCAACACCATCGTGCTGGCCAAGAAGGGCGCCGACTTCCTGCTCGAAGGCGGGGTGAAGCTGCCGGTGCCGCCCGAACTCGTCGGCATTGCCGACGGCAACTACACGATCGGCTTCCAGCCCCACCATCTTTCTCTCGAACGGCCCAATGCCTCGGCGGTGCCGGTGCGGGCAAAGGTCACCATCACCGAGATCACCGGGTCCGAGAGTTTCATCCATCTCGATTTCGCCGATGTGCGCTGGGTCATGCTGACCCACGGCATCCGCGATTTCGAGACCGACGCGGTGGTCGAGGTGTTCATCGATCCGCGTCACATCATGGTCTTCGACGAGCACGGCCGTGCCGTGACCGCGCCGAAGCTGGCGGCTTGA
- a CDS encoding ABC transporter ATP-binding protein, translating to MARIDVNHVRHSYLPNPRKDADFALREVHHTFEDGGAYALLGPSGCGKTTLLNIISGLLHPSHGQLLFNGRDVTNLSTQERNIAQVFQFPVIYDTMTVYDNLAFPLRNRGVPEADVDRKVRETLEMIDLASWAKKKARGLTADQKQKISLGRGLVRSDVNAILFDEPLTVIDPHMKWVLRSQLKQLHRRFGYTMVYVTHDQTEALTFADQVVVMYDGGIVQIGTPAELFERPRHTFVGYFIGSPGMNVMPVAIDGKTATLGSQRIELPGAPKAAGGAVELGIRPEYVRLGREGMAVSISKVEDLGRHKVVRAKLEGRDIAAVIGEDEAVPAEPKVRFEPAGINIYADSWRVEMGA from the coding sequence ATGGCACGCATCGACGTCAACCATGTCAGGCATTCCTACCTGCCGAACCCGCGGAAGGATGCCGATTTCGCGCTGCGGGAAGTGCACCACACTTTCGAGGATGGCGGCGCCTATGCGCTGCTCGGCCCGTCCGGCTGCGGCAAGACCACGCTGCTCAACATCATTTCGGGGCTGCTTCATCCCTCGCATGGCCAGTTGCTGTTCAACGGCAGGGACGTGACCAATCTGTCGACGCAGGAGCGCAACATCGCGCAGGTGTTCCAGTTCCCGGTCATCTACGACACCATGACCGTCTATGACAATCTGGCCTTCCCGCTGCGCAATCGTGGCGTGCCGGAGGCCGATGTCGACCGCAAGGTGCGCGAGACGCTGGAGATGATCGACCTGGCGTCGTGGGCGAAGAAGAAGGCGAGGGGCCTGACCGCCGACCAGAAGCAGAAGATCTCGCTCGGCCGCGGGCTGGTGCGCTCCGATGTCAACGCCATCCTGTTCGACGAGCCGCTGACCGTCATCGACCCGCACATGAAGTGGGTGCTGCGCTCGCAATTGAAGCAACTGCATCGCCGCTTCGGCTACACCATGGTCTACGTCACCCATGACCAGACCGAGGCGCTGACCTTCGCCGACCAGGTCGTGGTCATGTATGATGGCGGTATCGTCCAGATCGGCACGCCGGCGGAACTCTTCGAGCGGCCGCGCCACACTTTTGTTGGCTATTTCATCGGCTCGCCCGGCATGAACGTCATGCCGGTGGCGATCGACGGCAAGACCGCGACGCTCGGCTCCCAGCGGATCGAATTGCCGGGCGCACCCAAAGCGGCCGGCGGTGCCGTGGAACTCGGCATCCGTCCCGAATATGTGCGTCTCGGCCGCGAAGGCATGGCTGTTTCAATCAGCAAGGTCGAGGATCTGGGCCGCCACAAGGTGGTGCGCGCCAAACTGGAGGGGCGCGACATCGCCGCCGTCATCGGCGAGGACGAGGCCGTTCCGGCCGAACCGAAGGTGCGGTTCGAGCCTGCGGGCATCAACATCTATGCCGATTCCTGGCGTGTCGAGATGGGGGCATAG